A window from Flavobacterium gyeonganense encodes these proteins:
- a CDS encoding response regulator transcription factor, with the protein MEQTTICIIDDHSIVRQGLKELLYKMGNYKVIQEFDNGDDFLQALPINPSPHIYILDYSMPHMNGIEVLQALEEKEEEFKVLLLTQHLDEQIIDAAYHHGARGFLHKNCTAHDLKFAIDNIIKIGYNNVSEILKRVRNYDSNNEKKENIVLTQREFDFLRLVCDERELTYEQMAEIMNLSIKSIEVYRATLFEKFNIKSKVGLVLFSFKHRLTEPFL; encoded by the coding sequence ATGGAACAGACTACTATTTGTATAATCGATGATCACTCTATTGTAAGACAAGGTTTAAAAGAATTGCTGTATAAAATGGGTAACTACAAAGTAATACAAGAGTTTGATAATGGTGATGATTTCCTGCAGGCATTACCCATAAATCCGTCTCCACATATCTACATTCTGGATTACTCCATGCCTCACATGAACGGTATTGAAGTATTGCAGGCACTTGAAGAAAAAGAAGAAGAGTTTAAAGTATTATTGTTGACACAGCATCTTGACGAACAAATAATCGATGCGGCTTATCATCATGGTGCCAGAGGTTTTCTACATAAAAATTGTACAGCTCACGATTTGAAATTTGCTATTGATAACATTATTAAAATAGGATATAACAACGTTTCTGAAATTCTTAAGCGTGTTCGCAATTATGATAGCAATAACGAAAAAAAGGAAAATATTGTTTTAACGCAGCGCGAATTCGATTTTCTGAGGCTAGTTTGTGATGAAAGAGAATTAACCTATGAACAGATGGCCGAAATTATGAATCTATCAATAAAATCCATTGAAGTTTACAGGGCTACTTTATTTGAAAAATTCAATATCAAATCAAAAGTAGGACTTGTACTATTTTCTTTTAAACACCGGCTGACAGAACCGTTTTTGTAA
- a CDS encoding Glu/Leu/Phe/Val dehydrogenase dimerization domain-containing protein, with the protein MKDLLQQFENKEPEIVFNWKDSETEAEGWTVINSLRGGAAGGGTRMRKGLDMNEVLSLAKTMEVKFSVSGPAIGGAKSGINFDPNDPRKKGVLQRWYKAVSPLLKSYYGTGGDLNVDEIHEVIPMTEECGVWHPQEGVFNGHFKPTEADKINRIGQLRQGVIKVIENPKFSPDVTRKYTVADMITGFGVAEAVRHFYATYGGDIKGKKAIVQGFGNVGSAAAFYLAEMGAKVIGIIDRDGGLIKEEGFTFEEIRTLFLNKDGNKLVADNMIPFDEINSKIWTIGAEIFTPCAASRLVTQAQIDSLIVNGLEVISCGANVPFADKEIFFGSIMEEVDHKVSLIPDFISNCGMARVFAYFMEKKVQMTDEAIFNDTSEIIKNAIVKAHALNPSKTNISATAFEIALKQLV; encoded by the coding sequence ATGAAAGATTTATTGCAACAATTCGAAAATAAAGAACCTGAAATTGTTTTCAACTGGAAAGATTCCGAAACGGAAGCCGAAGGCTGGACTGTCATTAATTCACTTCGCGGTGGAGCTGCCGGAGGCGGAACCAGAATGAGAAAAGGCCTTGACATGAACGAGGTTTTATCATTGGCAAAAACAATGGAAGTAAAATTCTCCGTCTCAGGTCCTGCAATTGGAGGCGCTAAATCCGGAATTAATTTTGATCCGAACGATCCGCGTAAAAAAGGCGTATTACAACGTTGGTACAAAGCCGTTTCGCCTTTATTAAAAAGCTATTACGGAACCGGAGGCGATTTGAATGTTGATGAAATACATGAAGTAATACCGATGACCGAAGAATGTGGCGTGTGGCATCCGCAGGAAGGCGTTTTTAACGGACATTTTAAACCAACAGAAGCTGACAAAATCAACCGCATTGGTCAATTGCGTCAGGGCGTTATAAAAGTAATTGAAAATCCTAAGTTCTCTCCTGATGTAACCAGAAAATATACTGTCGCTGATATGATTACCGGCTTTGGTGTTGCTGAGGCTGTTCGCCATTTTTATGCAACTTACGGCGGCGATATCAAAGGTAAAAAAGCAATTGTACAGGGATTTGGGAATGTAGGTTCGGCTGCTGCTTTTTATCTGGCAGAAATGGGCGCGAAAGTTATTGGCATTATTGACCGCGATGGAGGCTTAATCAAAGAAGAGGGTTTTACTTTTGAAGAAATAAGAACTTTGTTTTTAAATAAGGACGGAAACAAATTAGTAGCCGATAATATGATTCCGTTTGATGAAATCAACTCAAAAATCTGGACGATTGGCGCAGAAATCTTTACCCCTTGTGCAGCTTCAAGATTGGTTACTCAGGCTCAAATTGACAGTTTAATTGTAAACGGTTTAGAAGTAATTTCGTGCGGAGCTAATGTTCCTTTTGCGGATAAAGAAATTTTCTTCGGATCGATCATGGAAGAAGTGGATCATAAAGTAAGTCTAATTCCAGATTTTATTTCGAATTGCGGAATGGCGAGGGTTTTTGCTTATTTTATGGAGAAAAAAGTTCAGATGACAGATGAGGCTATTTTTAACGACACATCGGAAATTATAAAAAATGCGATTGTAAAAGCGCATGCTTTGAATCCGTCAAAAACCAATATAAGTGCAACTGCCTTTGAAATTGCATTGAAACAATTAGTGTAA
- a CDS encoding chalcone isomerase family protein: MKKILLLLTLFLSIQFTLTAQTHIDVNGVTVPRKIEVLNKTLQLNGAGGRSKMWMEVYVQALYLSQLTQDAQFIMDSDTEMAIRIEITSSMVSANKLGKAMDTGFEKSAADKLETLRPRIEQLKTLLSDKITEKDVFILAYSPLDQTINVFKNESLKGKIPGFDFKKALFGIWLSDKPVDETLKKNLLGQ; this comes from the coding sequence TTTTTTAAGCATACAATTTACATTAACTGCGCAAACACACATCGATGTAAACGGCGTTACTGTTCCAAGAAAAATTGAGGTTTTGAACAAAACTTTGCAACTTAACGGAGCTGGCGGAAGATCAAAAATGTGGATGGAAGTATATGTTCAGGCTTTGTACCTATCACAATTAACACAGGATGCCCAATTTATTATGGACAGCGATACCGAAATGGCTATCCGGATTGAAATTACTTCGTCTATGGTTTCTGCCAACAAATTGGGCAAAGCAATGGATACAGGATTTGAAAAATCTGCTGCAGATAAGCTTGAGACATTACGACCAAGAATTGAGCAGCTGAAAACACTTTTAAGTGACAAAATCACAGAAAAAGATGTTTTTATATTAGCTTATAGCCCTTTGGATCAAACAATAAATGTTTTCAAAAACGAATCATTAAAAGGAAAAATTCCCGGGTTTGATTTCAAAAAAGCATTGTTCGGAATATGGCTATCTGACAAACCTGTTGACGAAACGTTAAAGAAAAACTTATTGGGACAGTAA
- a CDS encoding DUF4403 family protein → MVKPYEPGYWKDVATKTYTTVREAFGCWLTPWKWGKCWKNVLKEVWTTTKVYVEPVVAVYQLQTVAVMEIVNKVYKPEVAIHYPTYLDDIQISFTGNKYKITGYTHTEIKLDVESKIIPLTPEVKIKSLLNLDVHCEVVLEGDVTITNDKKIDLSSGITTFNIKTPMDKLPEIGGKNFSKYLFTDLALANITEKLVEEVGKKSLQNALDKMLEQNANTLNFAEQIAYVTQAMSGSKEVSPNIWLNLKPLEISCSNPYGSEENLCINVGLKFEPNICYSEVIPDLPPGEVAFRVAEPHPAETNINLKLSAPIQKLEVLLSEAINNNLKNSGNKILKSLLVENAAIYRTQNNKIVIALDITRKRLLCNCNVFSAYLTGDLSYDNSIKQFSLKNIDFSVDTRSKLINTIYKEFLDQKTENYIEQHALFDIEPIYKETSQKIENMSYATDYGLLSGNLALTTFLGPYVNDTTIDVIAQLKGNYTFQFLHKKPELFLANPSIIRTDENVSLSKFVAIPTDTISPKQISEFEGYSLIKSDSVSEKATVTSLLPLYDENKEVKKKSNKDEDFIYLIDSEGKKIEKRKSFEDQIFKGEEIIIIDSVGNLKKKVMD, encoded by the coding sequence TTGGTTAAGCCTTATGAACCAGGCTATTGGAAAGATGTAGCAACAAAAACTTATACAACTGTCAGGGAAGCATTTGGCTGTTGGTTAACACCATGGAAATGGGGAAAATGCTGGAAAAATGTTTTAAAGGAAGTATGGACAACTACAAAAGTGTATGTCGAGCCCGTAGTAGCTGTTTATCAACTGCAGACTGTTGCTGTCATGGAGATCGTAAATAAGGTTTACAAACCTGAAGTAGCTATTCATTATCCAACTTATTTGGATGATATCCAAATATCATTTACTGGCAATAAATACAAAATAACAGGCTACACTCATACAGAAATCAAATTAGATGTTGAGAGTAAAATAATACCATTAACGCCCGAAGTAAAAATCAAAAGTTTATTAAACTTAGATGTACATTGCGAGGTAGTTTTAGAAGGAGATGTTACCATCACCAATGATAAAAAAATTGATTTATCTTCCGGAATAACAACATTCAACATCAAAACTCCAATGGACAAGCTTCCTGAAATTGGAGGGAAAAATTTTTCCAAATACTTGTTTACAGATTTAGCTTTAGCAAACATTACTGAGAAATTAGTTGAGGAAGTTGGAAAAAAATCCCTGCAAAATGCGCTGGATAAAATGCTTGAACAAAACGCTAACACCTTAAATTTTGCAGAACAAATAGCGTATGTAACCCAGGCGATGTCTGGTTCCAAAGAAGTATCTCCTAATATTTGGCTAAATTTAAAACCACTCGAAATATCCTGTTCCAATCCGTATGGCTCCGAAGAAAACCTTTGTATTAATGTGGGTTTAAAATTTGAACCAAACATCTGCTATTCTGAAGTTATTCCTGATTTACCTCCCGGCGAAGTGGCATTTAGGGTAGCAGAACCACATCCTGCCGAAACAAACATCAACCTCAAACTTTCAGCACCAATACAGAAATTAGAAGTTTTGCTTTCTGAGGCCATAAATAATAATTTAAAAAATAGTGGTAATAAAATTTTAAAATCACTTTTGGTCGAAAATGCAGCAATTTATCGAACTCAAAATAACAAAATTGTGATTGCCCTAGACATTACCAGAAAAAGGCTGTTGTGTAACTGCAACGTTTTTTCAGCCTACTTAACAGGAGACCTGTCTTATGACAATTCAATCAAACAATTTTCCCTTAAAAACATTGATTTTAGTGTAGATACAAGAAGTAAACTTATCAATACCATTTACAAAGAGTTCTTAGATCAAAAAACAGAAAATTATATCGAACAACATGCCCTATTTGATATTGAACCTATTTATAAAGAAACGAGCCAAAAAATTGAAAACATGTCATATGCAACTGACTATGGATTACTATCCGGAAATTTAGCACTGACAACATTTTTAGGCCCTTATGTAAATGACACTACAATAGATGTTATTGCCCAACTAAAAGGAAATTATACGTTTCAGTTTTTACATAAAAAACCAGAACTATTCTTAGCCAATCCTTCTATAATTAGAACAGATGAAAATGTAAGCCTCAGCAAATTTGTAGCTATACCTACAGACACCATTAGCCCGAAGCAAATTTCTGAATTTGAAGGATATAGCCTTATAAAGTCCGATTCAGTATCTGAAAAAGCTACAGTAACATCTTTATTACCCCTTTACGATGAAAATAAAGAAGTCAAAAAGAAATCGAATAAAGATGAAGATTTTATATATCTCATTGATTCCGAAGGGAAAAAAATAGAAAAAAGAAAGTCCTTTGAAGACCAAATATTTAAAGGTGAGGAAATCATTATTATTGATTCTGTAGGCAATTTGAAGAAAAAAGTTATGGATTAA
- a CDS encoding energy transducer TonB, which yields MTSTDSSDKKKSLLISTAIYGLLLLLLFFIRFWPPYNPENNAALAEGGGGGGVTLNFGDSDLGSGANYKSEVLDVKNNVKQAPAKATPEEEAIITQENTTADNDVVIPTKEKPKKPVPVEKPVTKPVPEKPKVSNSTNDALSSILKGSNKGGDGDDKVAGNKGKANGSLSSGGYYGSGGSGGGTGGGNGTGNGIGTGSGYGAGSGGGSGGGSGYSLGNRKALSKPAPKYTCDEAGKVVVEVTVDQSGRTISATPGIKGTTNLARCLLDQAKIAAMNTKWDADSNAPAKQVGKIIYNFSLN from the coding sequence ATGACTTCTACGGATTCTTCAGATAAAAAGAAATCACTATTAATCTCTACTGCAATTTATGGTTTGCTGTTATTGCTGTTGTTTTTTATACGTTTCTGGCCTCCTTATAATCCTGAAAATAATGCAGCACTAGCCGAAGGCGGTGGTGGCGGTGGTGTTACACTGAATTTTGGTGACAGTGATTTGGGTTCTGGTGCTAACTATAAAAGTGAAGTTCTGGATGTAAAAAACAATGTAAAACAAGCACCTGCAAAAGCCACTCCTGAAGAAGAAGCTATCATTACTCAGGAAAACACAACCGCAGATAACGATGTTGTTATTCCAACAAAAGAAAAGCCCAAAAAACCTGTTCCGGTAGAAAAACCGGTTACAAAACCTGTTCCTGAAAAACCTAAAGTTTCGAATTCTACCAATGATGCTCTATCCAGCATTTTAAAAGGTTCAAATAAAGGAGGGGACGGCGATGATAAAGTGGCAGGAAACAAAGGAAAAGCAAACGGCAGCCTAAGTTCTGGCGGATATTATGGCTCAGGAGGTTCCGGTGGAGGAACAGGCGGCGGTAATGGAACCGGAAACGGCATTGGTACAGGAAGCGGTTACGGTGCAGGAAGTGGTGGAGGTTCTGGCGGAGGATCGGGATATTCCTTAGGAAACCGAAAAGCATTATCAAAACCGGCACCAAAATACACCTGTGATGAAGCAGGAAAAGTAGTCGTTGAAGTTACAGTAGATCAAAGCGGAAGAACAATAAGCGCTACACCTGGAATAAAAGGAACAACCAACTTAGCTAGATGTTTATTAGATCAGGCAAAAATTGCTGCAATGAACACTAAATGGGATGCTGACAGCAATGCTCCTGCGAAACAAGTGGGTAAGATTATTTATAATTTTAGTTTGAATTAA
- a CDS encoding MotA/TolQ/ExbB proton channel family protein has product MFSFIQLQTDTIANAASNVVIEQVAPNTEISVLGFILKGGVFLIPIAILLFYTIYVIIERYLYIAKASKIDNRLMQDVGDKLHAGNIELARSIVERSNTASGNILKEGVLVIGRPIAEIESNMDRAADIEIGEMESRLGHLGLIAGIAPTLGFVGTISGVIKIFYSISVTENISIGNISGGLYEKMISSGAGLIVGIIAYSGYHILNGKIDDFALKIQKQILEFVNIIQRA; this is encoded by the coding sequence ATGTTTAGCTTCATTCAATTACAGACAGATACTATTGCAAACGCCGCATCTAACGTAGTTATCGAACAAGTTGCACCCAATACCGAAATTTCAGTTTTAGGATTTATTTTAAAAGGGGGTGTGTTCCTTATCCCAATTGCAATTTTATTGTTTTATACCATTTACGTTATCATTGAACGTTATTTATATATTGCAAAAGCATCAAAAATAGACAATCGTCTAATGCAGGATGTGGGAGATAAACTGCATGCCGGAAATATTGAACTGGCCCGATCTATTGTAGAAAGAAGCAATACGGCTTCCGGAAATATTTTAAAAGAAGGCGTTTTGGTTATCGGGCGTCCAATTGCTGAAATCGAATCGAATATGGACCGTGCTGCTGACATTGAAATTGGTGAAATGGAAAGCCGTTTAGGACATCTTGGTCTTATTGCTGGTATCGCGCCAACACTTGGATTCGTTGGAACCATTTCCGGAGTAATCAAGATTTTCTACAGCATTTCAGTAACAGAGAATATTAGTATCGGAAACATTTCCGGTGGATTATACGAAAAAATGATCAGTAGTGGGGCAGGGCTGATTGTGGGAATTATTGCCTATAGTGGTTACCATATCCTGAATGGTAAAATTGACGATTTTGCCCTGAAAATCCAGAAACAAATATTAGAATTTGTCAATATAATTCAAAGAGCATAA
- a CDS encoding ExbD/TolR family protein, translated as MSIKRKRRFHAEVATSSLSDIMFFLLLFFLIISTLANPNVIKMTLPKAKSNEKTNKQLISLSVTEDKKFYIDKQPVEFEELETSLMSKIGDDKEQTVVVRIPFNLQVQDLVDVLQIGVKNNLKFVIATSPK; from the coding sequence ATGTCAATCAAGAGAAAAAGAAGATTTCATGCTGAAGTGGCGACATCGTCGTTAAGTGATATTATGTTTTTCCTGCTGTTGTTTTTCCTGATTATATCAACGCTTGCAAATCCGAATGTTATCAAAATGACATTGCCAAAAGCCAAATCAAACGAAAAAACGAATAAGCAATTAATCAGTTTATCGGTTACCGAAGATAAAAAGTTCTACATCGACAAACAGCCAGTCGAATTTGAAGAATTAGAAACAAGCCTGATGTCAAAAATTGGAGACGATAAAGAGCAAACCGTCGTGGTTCGTATTCCGTTTAATCTTCAGGTTCAGGATTTAGTTGATGTACTGCAGATAGGAGTAAAGAATAATCTGAAATTTGTAATTGCGACGAGTCCGAAGTAA
- a CDS encoding endo-1,4-beta-xylanase, with translation MKVIILAIFAVLISCKKQDPENDNHSDLTLKESFKNDFRIGMAVNEEISSGKDLVSQNIILKQFNSITPENVMKAERINPEPGVYNFKPADDFVAFGQKNKMFIVGHTLIWHNQTPEWFFQDKNGNPNTKEAQMERMRTHIQTIAGRYAGKVQAWDVVNEVMDENGSYRKTNWVNSIGNGDTLVKNAFKFTSKYAPDTELYYNDFNVWRPTKRDGIMRMVRMLKKEGVRIDGIGIQGHWGLNYPKKEYIEAAIDSFASLGVKVMITELDIDVLPLTKEGQIIGTGLLHPQYELEEFKTFLDPYRKGLPEDIQKQLTNRYAELFEIFYRKRDKIDRVTFWGLHDGMSWKNDYPIANRTNYPLLYDRNKKPKPALKAILNIKRD, from the coding sequence TTGAAAGTAATTATCTTAGCCATATTTGCTGTTTTGATTAGTTGTAAAAAACAGGATCCGGAAAATGATAACCATTCAGATTTAACTTTAAAAGAATCATTCAAAAATGATTTTAGAATAGGAATGGCTGTAAATGAAGAGATATCATCTGGAAAGGATTTAGTGTCTCAAAATATTATTTTAAAGCAATTCAATTCTATTACTCCAGAAAATGTCATGAAAGCAGAAAGAATAAATCCGGAACCGGGAGTGTATAATTTTAAACCTGCAGATGACTTCGTAGCATTTGGACAAAAAAATAAAATGTTTATAGTGGGGCATACCTTAATATGGCACAACCAGACCCCTGAATGGTTTTTTCAGGATAAAAATGGAAATCCAAATACGAAAGAAGCGCAAATGGAAAGAATGAGAACCCATATTCAGACTATTGCTGGCAGATATGCAGGAAAAGTACAAGCCTGGGATGTTGTAAATGAAGTGATGGACGAAAATGGCTCTTACCGTAAAACGAACTGGGTTAATAGTATTGGTAATGGTGATACTTTAGTAAAGAATGCGTTTAAATTTACAAGTAAATATGCGCCAGACACAGAATTATATTACAACGATTTTAATGTTTGGAGGCCGACAAAAAGAGATGGTATTATGCGTATGGTGAGAATGCTGAAAAAAGAAGGTGTGAGAATTGATGGGATTGGTATTCAGGGTCATTGGGGACTTAATTATCCTAAAAAAGAATATATAGAAGCGGCAATAGATTCATTTGCTTCATTAGGGGTGAAAGTAATGATTACAGAATTAGATATTGACGTTTTGCCATTAACAAAAGAAGGACAAATTATTGGAACCGGATTGTTACATCCTCAATATGAATTAGAAGAATTTAAAACATTTTTAGATCCCTACCGAAAAGGTTTGCCAGAGGATATCCAGAAGCAATTGACAAATAGATATGCGGAGTTATTTGAAATATTTTACAGAAAACGCGACAAAATTGATCGTGTTACTTTCTGGGGTCTGCATGACGGAATGTCCTGGAAAAATGATTACCCTATTGCAAACAGGACGAATTATCCATTACTATACGATCGTAATAAAAAACCAAAACCTGCTTTAAAAGCAATTTTAAATATAAAAAGGGATTAA
- a CDS encoding sensor histidine kinase, with protein sequence MNQVVIGIIIAFIFIGLILFFCVILIRLYFNKIKKYTELLHQKDLDFQKGITQTVIETQEQVLNNISQDLHDDAGQQLTYINFQIENIKLDSPELQKTLEPLSQSVTNLSQSIRSISHALNGQLLLQQDVIKAIAAEIKRLQKNTKIDIVYSFEEIEVKKFDNNEKIIIYRIFQECINNIFKHAKASKMSILITTSPDFKMIIADNGKGFHFTDKKSKLSLGLLNMINRASSIDYILAVESQIGSGTEITLSENKKI encoded by the coding sequence ATGAATCAAGTCGTAATAGGAATAATAATAGCCTTCATTTTTATTGGTTTAATACTGTTTTTTTGTGTTATTCTGATTCGTCTTTATTTTAATAAAATAAAAAAATACACAGAACTTCTGCATCAGAAAGATCTCGATTTTCAAAAAGGAATTACCCAAACTGTAATTGAAACGCAGGAGCAGGTACTCAATAATATTTCTCAGGATCTTCATGATGATGCCGGACAGCAATTGACCTATATTAATTTTCAGATAGAAAACATTAAACTGGATTCTCCTGAGCTGCAAAAAACATTAGAGCCATTGTCGCAATCCGTTACTAATTTATCACAATCAATAAGAAGTATCAGTCATGCCTTAAATGGCCAATTGCTATTGCAGCAAGATGTAATAAAAGCTATAGCTGCAGAAATAAAGCGATTGCAAAAAAATACCAAAATTGACATTGTGTACTCTTTTGAGGAAATCGAGGTAAAGAAATTTGACAATAATGAAAAGATAATCATTTACCGCATCTTTCAGGAATGTATCAATAATATTTTTAAACACGCCAAAGCTTCTAAAATGAGTATTTTGATAACCACCAGTCCTGATTTTAAAATGATAATTGCAGATAATGGTAAAGGATTTCATTTTACAGATAAAAAAAGCAAATTGTCTTTAGGACTGCTAAACATGATTAACAGAGCCAGCAGCATAGACTATATTTTAGCTGTAGAAAGCCAAATAGGATCCGGAACTGAAATTACCCTTTCTGAAAATAAAAAAATCTAA
- a CDS encoding calcium:proton antiporter, giving the protein MDYIVQMNIKNIRNETITSVDNHHSNISVDSFFSGLVDGSSFFQIVASILLILSVMSAVHHSEIIAERVGEPYGTIILAISITVIEVSIIVSLMLSEGSEAASLARDTVYAATMLILNGIIGLCLLIGGLKHYEQNFSTSSVTIGLVSLVSIIVFTLVFPTFTESVHGSYYSVPQLVFASGACLVIYGSFLFAQTTRYRQYFLTIGDDENENIAEPVVINNKTFYTSLVFLLVSLGIVVLLAKTLSPTIESIIVSYNLPKALVGVVIAAIILLPEAIAAIIAARKNRLQTSLNLALGSALASIGLTIPSVAAVCIMMDMPIILGLDIKSIVLLALSVFTVMLSLSKGKSNIVYGVVLLVNLFAFIFLMIYP; this is encoded by the coding sequence ATGGATTATATAGTACAAATGAATATTAAAAATATACGAAATGAAACAATTACTTCAGTGGACAATCATCATTCCAATATTAGCGTGGATTCTTTTTTTAGCGGACTTGTTGATGGAAGCAGCTTTTTTCAAATTGTAGCAAGTATCTTGCTTATTCTTAGTGTTATGTCTGCCGTACACCATTCTGAAATAATAGCGGAAAGAGTGGGAGAGCCTTATGGAACTATTATTTTGGCTATTTCGATAACAGTTATTGAAGTCTCCATTATTGTTTCTTTGATGTTGTCTGAAGGATCCGAAGCAGCATCGTTGGCAAGAGATACCGTTTATGCTGCGACAATGCTCATTCTGAATGGCATCATTGGATTATGCCTTCTTATTGGTGGTCTTAAGCATTACGAACAAAATTTTTCTACTTCTTCTGTAACCATTGGTTTGGTTTCACTGGTATCTATTATTGTATTTACATTAGTCTTTCCAACGTTTACTGAAAGTGTTCATGGGTCTTATTATTCCGTGCCGCAACTTGTTTTTGCCTCGGGAGCCTGCCTTGTTATTTATGGCTCTTTTCTTTTTGCGCAAACGACAAGATACAGGCAATATTTCCTGACTATTGGAGATGATGAAAATGAAAACATAGCTGAGCCAGTGGTAATCAATAACAAGACGTTTTACACAAGTCTTGTTTTTCTTTTAGTAAGCTTAGGGATTGTAGTGTTATTAGCAAAAACATTATCCCCTACAATTGAAAGTATTATTGTGAGCTATAACCTGCCAAAAGCATTGGTAGGAGTTGTTATTGCCGCCATAATTTTGCTTCCCGAGGCAATTGCAGCAATCATAGCAGCAAGAAAAAACAGGCTGCAAACGAGTTTAAACTTAGCTTTGGGCTCTGCTTTAGCCAGTATAGGACTAACTATTCCAAGTGTAGCAGCAGTTTGTATTATGATGGATATGCCGATTATTCTAGGACTTGATATTAAATCTATTGTTTTATTGGCATTGTCTGTATTTACTGTAATGTTATCATTGAGCAAAGGAAAGTCGAATATTGTTTACGGGGTAGTACTTTTGGTAAATTTATTTGCTTTTATATTTTTGATGATATATCCGTGA
- a CDS encoding bifunctional folylpolyglutamate synthase/dihydrofolate synthase: MNYQETTNWMFNQLPMYQLQGASAYKEDLTNIRLLAAHLGNPQNRLKCIHVAGTNGKGSTSHMLSSVLQEAGYKVGLYTSPHLKDFRERIKINGKEISEDFVIEFIAKHKDFFEANDMSFFEMTVGLAFDYFDSEKVDIAIIEVGLGGRLDATNIIRPLVSVITNIGLDHTQFLGNTLEAIAGEKAGIIKPNIPVVIGEYTDETKPVFVAKAEENKAPISFASDLIDQIYLSDLIGDYQFHNKKTVQQTIAILNNQTDFKISTGQLKEGLLHVVKNTGLQGRWQQLGENPKIICDTAHNKHGLTVVMKQLQNEKYEKLHIVLGVVNDKDLDAILPLFPKEAKYYFCSPNSSRGLPAETLKNAAEKFGLEGEKYDSVEIAFAEAKKNAAENDFIYAGGSTFVVAELPLS, encoded by the coding sequence ATGAACTATCAGGAAACTACGAATTGGATGTTTAATCAATTGCCCATGTATCAGCTTCAGGGTGCTTCAGCGTACAAAGAAGACTTAACCAACATCAGACTGCTGGCGGCACACTTGGGCAATCCGCAGAACAGGTTAAAATGCATTCATGTTGCAGGAACCAATGGTAAAGGCTCTACTTCGCACATGCTGTCTTCGGTTTTGCAGGAAGCAGGATACAAAGTTGGATTGTACACTTCGCCACATTTGAAAGATTTCAGGGAAAGGATTAAAATAAACGGCAAGGAAATCTCAGAAGATTTTGTTATTGAATTCATTGCTAAACATAAAGATTTCTTTGAAGCAAACGATATGAGTTTTTTCGAAATGACGGTTGGACTGGCTTTTGATTATTTCGATTCTGAAAAAGTTGACATTGCCATTATAGAAGTTGGTTTAGGCGGAAGACTGGATGCTACAAATATCATTAGGCCTCTGGTTTCGGTAATTACCAATATTGGTTTAGATCATACCCAGTTTTTAGGAAACACACTGGAGGCTATTGCTGGAGAAAAAGCCGGAATTATCAAACCTAATATTCCGGTCGTTATTGGCGAATATACAGATGAAACCAAGCCGGTGTTTGTGGCTAAAGCCGAAGAAAACAAGGCTCCTATTTCTTTTGCGTCTGATTTGATTGATCAGATTTATTTATCTGACTTAATTGGTGATTATCAGTTTCACAATAAAAAAACGGTCCAGCAGACGATTGCAATTTTAAATAACCAAACTGATTTTAAAATTTCAACTGGCCAATTAAAAGAAGGTTTATTGCATGTTGTAAAAAATACAGGTCTGCAGGGAAGATGGCAGCAACTGGGTGAAAATCCAAAAATCATCTGTGACACGGCGCATAACAAGCATGGCCTGACTGTTGTAATGAAGCAGCTTCAAAATGAAAAGTACGAGAAACTGCATATTGTTTTGGGTGTTGTGAATGATAAAGACTTGGATGCTATTCTGCCCTTATTCCCAAAGGAGGCAAAGTATTATTTCTGCAGCCCGAATTCGTCAAGAGGTTTACCTGCTGAAACCTTAAAAAATGCAGCTGAAAAATTTGGTTTAGAGGGCGAAAAATACGATTCGGTTGAGATCGCTTTCGCTGAAGCAAAGAAAAATGCTGCTGAAAATGATTTTATCTACGCTGGCGGAAGCACTTTTGTAGTGGCCGAACTGCCTTTGAGTTAA